One window of Nocardia sp. NBC_00508 genomic DNA carries:
- a CDS encoding homogentisate 1,2-dioxygenase, whose amino-acid sequence MAFYRHVGAVPPKRHTQHRDEQGRLYYEELMGEEGFSGDSSLLYHRGLPPALVDSTVWELRDQTTKPNHPLRHRHLRLHALFPGDTPAETDPVTGRRLLLGNADVRISYVVAKGGSPLYRNAIGDELVYVESGAAMVETVFGPLSARHGDQVLIPRATTHRWLPTGPEPLRAYVIEATGHITPPKRYLSKFGQLLEHAPYCERDLHGPAETITSTGTDVEVLVKHRPGGQVVGTRMVYATHPFDVVGWDGCLYPFTFNIADFEPITGRIHQPPPVHQAFEGGNFVICNFVPRKVDYHPLSIPVPYYHSNVDSDEIMFYCGGNYEARKGSGITQGSVSVHPGGYAHGPQPGAYENSIGIEYFDELAVMVDTFRPLELGEGALACEDPTYAWTWSGRGPA is encoded by the coding sequence ATGGCGTTCTATCGGCACGTGGGTGCGGTACCGCCGAAGCGGCACACCCAGCATCGCGACGAGCAGGGTCGGCTCTACTACGAGGAGCTGATGGGCGAGGAGGGCTTCTCCGGTGACTCCTCGCTGTTGTATCACCGCGGCCTGCCGCCCGCGCTCGTCGATTCGACGGTGTGGGAGCTGCGCGATCAGACGACGAAGCCGAACCATCCGCTGCGCCATCGTCATCTCCGCCTGCATGCCCTGTTCCCCGGGGACACCCCCGCCGAGACCGATCCGGTGACCGGGCGGCGGCTGCTGCTCGGCAACGCGGACGTGCGCATCTCCTACGTTGTCGCCAAGGGCGGATCGCCGCTGTACCGCAACGCCATCGGTGACGAGCTGGTGTACGTGGAATCCGGCGCCGCGATGGTGGAAACCGTGTTCGGTCCGCTGTCGGCGCGCCATGGCGACCAAGTGCTGATCCCGCGGGCCACGACCCATCGCTGGCTACCCACCGGACCGGAGCCGTTGCGCGCCTACGTAATCGAGGCGACGGGCCACATCACACCGCCCAAACGCTACCTGTCCAAGTTCGGCCAGCTGCTCGAGCACGCGCCGTATTGTGAGCGCGACCTGCACGGACCGGCCGAGACGATCACCTCGACCGGAACCGACGTGGAGGTGCTGGTCAAGCATCGCCCCGGCGGGCAGGTCGTCGGCACCCGCATGGTCTACGCCACCCACCCCTTCGACGTCGTCGGCTGGGACGGCTGCCTGTACCCGTTCACCTTCAACATCGCCGACTTCGAACCGATCACCGGCCGCATCCACCAACCGCCCCCGGTCCATCAGGCTTTCGAGGGCGGCAACTTCGTCATCTGCAATTTCGTACCGCGCAAGGTGGACTACCACCCGCTATCGATCCCGGTACCGTACTACCACTCCAACGTCGACTCCGACGAGATCATGTTCTACTGCGGCGGGAACTACGAGGCCCGCAAGGGGTCCGGGATCACGCAGGGCTCGGTATCGGTGCACCCCGGCGGCTACGCACACGGACCGCAGCCCGGCGCGTACGAGAACAGCATCGGCATCGAGTACTTCGACGAGCTGGCCGTAATGGTCGACACCTTCCGGCCGCTGGAACTCGGTGAAGGCGCGCTGGCCTGCGAGGACCCGACCTACGCGTGGACTTGGTCCGGGCGGGGGCCCGCATGA
- the fahA gene encoding fumarylacetoacetase, giving the protein MRTRVEVPAESLFGPDNLPYGVFAPIGQDFRVGVRYGDKVIDLAATLQDPVFAGPDLNGFLTQGPARWREAREQVRELVDREIDGGAVHPVADVALRLPVRIGDYVDFYASIDHATNLGRLFRPEGEPLLPNWRHLPVGYHGRAGTVVVSGTEVTRPCGQRRTDSGAPDFGPSRRLDIEAELGFVIGLGSDLGAPVEIDEFADRVFGVALVNDWSARDIQAWEYQPLGPFLGKSFATSISPWITPLAALESARIPLPEQSPTPLPYLRGTQDWGLDIDLTVMWNGQPVAYPPYARMYWSPAQMLAHLTANGASTRPGDLYASGTISGPAPSQRGSFIELSWGGTEPVPVNDQKRTFLEDDDEVTITASAPGPQAARIGLGEVTGRIRPARTR; this is encoded by the coding sequence ATGAGGACCAGGGTCGAGGTACCCGCCGAATCCCTGTTCGGACCGGACAACCTGCCCTATGGCGTGTTCGCCCCGATCGGGCAAGACTTCCGAGTGGGTGTTCGGTACGGCGATAAGGTCATCGATCTGGCTGCGACACTTCAGGATCCCGTGTTCGCCGGTCCCGATCTGAATGGGTTTCTGACGCAGGGGCCCGCGCGCTGGCGCGAAGCACGGGAACAGGTCCGGGAACTGGTGGACCGCGAGATCGATGGTGGCGCAGTTCATCCCGTCGCCGATGTGGCGTTGCGACTGCCGGTCCGGATCGGCGATTACGTGGACTTCTACGCGAGCATCGATCACGCGACGAACCTCGGCCGTCTGTTCCGGCCCGAGGGTGAACCGCTACTGCCCAATTGGCGTCACCTGCCGGTCGGCTACCACGGCAGAGCAGGCACCGTGGTGGTGTCGGGCACCGAGGTGACTCGGCCGTGTGGCCAGCGCAGAACCGATTCGGGCGCACCGGATTTCGGCCCGTCCCGGCGCCTGGATATCGAAGCGGAGCTCGGGTTCGTGATCGGCCTCGGCTCGGACCTCGGCGCGCCGGTGGAGATCGACGAGTTCGCCGACCGGGTCTTCGGCGTCGCACTGGTCAACGACTGGTCCGCCCGCGACATCCAGGCGTGGGAGTACCAGCCGCTCGGCCCATTCCTCGGCAAGTCGTTCGCGACCTCGATCTCCCCGTGGATCACCCCACTGGCCGCCCTGGAGTCCGCCCGGATACCCCTGCCGGAGCAATCACCCACGCCGCTGCCCTACCTGCGCGGAACGCAAGACTGGGGCCTGGACATCGATCTCACCGTGATGTGGAACGGCCAACCAGTCGCGTATCCGCCCTACGCCAGGATGTACTGGTCACCGGCGCAGATGCTGGCCCATCTCACCGCGAACGGCGCGTCCACCCGCCCCGGCGACCTGTACGCCTCCGGCACCATCTCCGGCCCCGCCCCGAGCCAGCGCGGCTCGTTCATCGAATTGTCGTGGGGTGGAACGGAACCTGTCCCGGTGAACGACCAGAAACGCACCTTCCTGGAAGACGACGACGAGGTCACCATCACCGCATCGGCTCCGGGCCCACAGGCAGCACGAATCGGATTGGGCGAGGTGACGGGCCGCATCCGTCCCGCCCGCACGCGCTGA
- a CDS encoding thioesterase family protein has protein sequence MTDAFYLPDPEHPDRFLSTELTRGPWSPDAQHAGPPSALLGHVIERCEPRPGFQVGRVAVEILGPVPLEPLTAAARVARPGRSVELIEATLSTERGPVMRANAWRFKLAEPELPLPERFVPTGMRPGPEQASVPAQFPSAQPVGFHTAIEYRFVSGSFTEPGPAICWIRLKYPIVAGTDPSPLERTLAAADSGNGVSAVLDWSKYLFINTDLTVTVHRQPAGEWVCLDAVTYPQPHGIGMAESALYDEKGPLGRSTQTLFLGNR, from the coding sequence GTGACCGATGCCTTCTACCTGCCCGATCCGGAGCACCCCGATCGGTTCCTCTCCACCGAGCTCACCCGCGGTCCCTGGTCGCCGGACGCCCAGCACGCGGGGCCGCCCTCCGCGCTGCTCGGTCACGTGATCGAGCGGTGCGAGCCGCGACCCGGGTTCCAGGTCGGGCGGGTCGCCGTCGAGATCTTGGGCCCGGTGCCGCTGGAGCCGCTGACGGCGGCGGCCCGCGTGGCCCGCCCTGGCCGCAGCGTCGAGCTGATCGAGGCCACGCTGTCCACCGAGCGCGGGCCGGTGATGCGGGCGAATGCCTGGCGATTCAAACTGGCCGAACCGGAATTGCCACTGCCGGAACGCTTCGTACCCACAGGCATGCGCCCAGGCCCCGAGCAGGCGTCGGTGCCGGCACAGTTCCCCTCCGCCCAGCCGGTCGGCTTCCACACCGCTATCGAATACCGCTTCGTCAGCGGCTCTTTCACGGAACCGGGCCCGGCGATTTGCTGGATCAGGCTCAAATACCCGATCGTCGCGGGTACCGATCCGAGCCCGCTGGAACGCACCCTCGCGGCCGCCGATTCCGGCAACGGCGTCAGCGCGGTCCTGGATTGGTCGAAGTACCTGTTCATCAATACCGATCTGACGGTGACCGTGCACCGTCAGCCAGCAGGCGAATGGGTCTGCCTCGACGCCGTCACCTATCCCCAACCCCACGGCATCGGCATGGCCGAATCGGCGCTCTACGACGAAAAGGGTCCCTTGGGCCGCAGCACGCAAACCCTGTTCCTCGGCAACCGATAG
- a CDS encoding MarR family winged helix-turn-helix transcriptional regulator encodes MPKRAELDVALTMAAQRSATDAVMMHQAVADRLGLHVTDLRCLNLLRLGGPATAGELATQTGLTTGAITRMIDRLLKAGYVRREHDEQDRRRVIVSVVQERINEIAPHYEILAREFGAAMADYTAEQMELVLEVFNRLHETSLRVTAQLRAGG; translated from the coding sequence ATGCCGAAGCGTGCCGAGTTGGACGTGGCGCTGACCATGGCCGCCCAACGCAGCGCCACCGACGCCGTGATGATGCACCAGGCGGTCGCCGATCGACTCGGCCTGCACGTGACCGACCTGCGCTGCCTGAACCTGCTTCGCCTCGGCGGCCCGGCCACCGCGGGGGAGCTCGCGACGCAGACGGGCCTGACCACCGGCGCGATCACCAGGATGATCGACCGGCTACTCAAGGCCGGTTATGTCCGCCGCGAGCACGACGAACAGGACCGGCGGCGGGTCATCGTGAGTGTCGTCCAGGAACGAATCAATGAGATCGCCCCGCACTACGAGATCCTGGCGAGGGAATTCGGTGCGGCGATGGCGGATTACACGGCCGAGCAGATGGAACTCGTGCTGGAGGTGTTCAACCGGCTGCACGAGACGTCGTTGCGGGTGACGGCCCAGCTGCGCGCGGGAGGATAG
- a CDS encoding helix-turn-helix domain-containing protein, which produces MTDSVQEAREALGKRLREIRRRGNLTGRELARRAGWHETKVSKIEYGVIRPADADIRAYCRHAEAGDQLSDLLASLHNINSAYIEWRQILGTGMKRRQQQTLKLESQATFIRNWEPAVVSGLLQTADYATAIMKNVIAFYQIPDDLDEAVSKRMERQRILYQRGRRFHIILAEQSLYTTFGSDQVMIGQLDRLYSVIGMPRVTLSIVPRIAEGLVVVENFFMFDNRIVKVEGHTAGITITQPREIALYGRAFDVLAKKSVTGEEARNLIRNALETRAG; this is translated from the coding sequence GTGACTGATTCGGTACAGGAGGCACGGGAAGCTCTCGGTAAACGGCTACGGGAAATACGTCGCCGGGGAAACCTGACCGGCCGGGAGCTTGCCCGCCGTGCTGGCTGGCACGAAACCAAGGTCTCGAAAATAGAGTACGGCGTCATTCGTCCGGCAGATGCCGACATCCGCGCTTACTGCCGTCACGCCGAAGCTGGGGATCAGCTTTCAGACCTTCTCGCCAGTCTCCACAACATCAACTCTGCATATATCGAGTGGCGGCAGATACTCGGTACCGGGATGAAGCGTCGGCAGCAGCAGACGCTGAAGCTCGAATCACAAGCGACGTTCATTCGCAACTGGGAACCGGCCGTAGTGTCGGGTCTGCTACAAACCGCCGACTACGCGACGGCGATCATGAAAAACGTCATAGCGTTCTATCAGATTCCTGACGACCTGGACGAAGCCGTTTCGAAGCGGATGGAACGCCAGCGCATCCTTTATCAGCGAGGGAGGCGGTTTCATATTATTTTGGCCGAGCAGTCGCTTTACACTACCTTCGGGAGTGATCAGGTGATGATCGGTCAGCTTGACAGGCTTTATTCGGTTATCGGTATGCCGCGGGTAACGCTGAGTATTGTGCCGCGCATCGCTGAGGGTTTGGTTGTAGTTGAAAACTTCTTCATGTTCGATAACCGCATAGTGAAAGTTGAAGGCCACACGGCTGGCATCACCATTACCCAGCCGCGAGAGATAGCACTCTATGGTCGCGCCTTCGATGTGCTGGCGAAAAAGTCTGTCACCGGAGAGGAGGCACGGAACCTGATCCGCAACGCGCTGGAAACCCGGGCTGGATAG
- a CDS encoding TetR/AcrR family transcriptional regulator: MARPLDHAKRAELLAAVVHYIADHGLADLSLRPLAAELGTSSRMLIYYFTTKEELLVQALATQRPDIAALFADITGVAELRERLWDFWTANTSGAGSTSVKVMLQVLGAACAPRSPYADYATAAIATFISALTGGLRRLDVADDPEVVATLLVSGLRGILQDRLITGEAERTDRAARRLIDQILR; this comes from the coding sequence ATGGCCCGTCCCCTCGACCACGCCAAACGCGCCGAACTGCTCGCCGCCGTGGTGCACTACATCGCCGATCACGGCTTGGCGGACCTCTCGCTGCGCCCGCTGGCCGCCGAACTCGGCACCAGCTCGCGCATGCTGATCTACTACTTCACGACCAAGGAAGAGCTGCTGGTCCAAGCGCTCGCGACCCAGCGTCCCGACATCGCGGCCCTGTTCGCCGACATCACCGGCGTGGCCGAACTCCGCGAGCGGCTGTGGGATTTCTGGACCGCCAACACCTCGGGTGCGGGCAGCACGAGCGTCAAGGTGATGCTCCAGGTCCTCGGTGCGGCCTGCGCCCCCCGCAGTCCGTACGCGGACTATGCCACCGCGGCCATCGCCACTTTCATCTCGGCGCTCACCGGCGGGCTTCGCCGTCTCGATGTTGCCGACGATCCGGAAGTGGTGGCGACCCTGCTGGTTTCGGGCCTACGCGGCATACTCCAGGATCGATTGATCACCGGCGAGGCCGAGCGGACCGATCGTGCCGCCCGGCGTCTGATCGATCAGATCCTTCGCTAG
- a CDS encoding VOC family protein, which produces MNWTLEVVIVPVSDIDRAKEFYAEKLGFAVDHDTKIADGVRIVQLTPRGSGCSIVIGAGAVPDMAPGSQQGLQLVVNDLRKAYDDLVSRGVEVTDIQVLGENPSPMPDPLDNVGFFFFTDPDGNGWAVQQISTRP; this is translated from the coding sequence GTGAACTGGACACTCGAGGTTGTGATCGTGCCCGTGTCGGACATCGACCGAGCCAAGGAGTTCTACGCGGAGAAGCTGGGCTTCGCCGTCGACCACGACACCAAGATCGCCGATGGCGTCCGTATCGTCCAGCTCACCCCGCGCGGTTCGGGCTGCTCGATCGTGATCGGCGCGGGCGCGGTGCCGGACATGGCGCCTGGATCGCAGCAGGGTTTGCAACTGGTGGTCAACGATCTGCGCAAGGCGTATGACGACCTGGTCTCCCGCGGCGTGGAGGTGACCGATATCCAGGTCCTCGGCGAGAATCCGAGCCCCATGCCCGACCCGCTGGACAACGTCGGGTTCTTCTTCTTCACCGACCCCGACGGAAATGGCTGGGCGGTCCAGCAGATCTCCACCCGTCCTTGA
- a CDS encoding TetR/AcrR family transcriptional regulator, giving the protein MGSDPAAQRQRAQHLGPQRRRPQVLDTALAIAVEHGIAAVTMAAIAERMNVTRPVVYACFADRVELIGALIQREENYLISGMLEVATPRDVDADETVFVAGFRALLAKAASRPDAWRLMYGNPDPAVADSFGRGRALTVERCTGLLRPTLRAWGIEDAERKLPVLVEQWVSAGEAAVRTLLADQDGWTPEDLGAFVGAAVYRALRNA; this is encoded by the coding sequence ATGGGTAGCGATCCGGCCGCGCAGCGGCAGCGCGCGCAACATCTCGGCCCGCAGCGCCGCCGCCCGCAGGTGCTCGACACCGCACTCGCCATCGCGGTGGAGCACGGCATCGCCGCGGTCACCATGGCGGCCATCGCGGAGCGCATGAACGTGACCAGGCCGGTGGTGTACGCCTGCTTCGCCGACCGCGTCGAGCTGATCGGGGCGCTGATCCAGCGCGAGGAGAACTACCTGATCAGCGGCATGCTCGAGGTGGCGACCCCGCGCGATGTCGACGCCGACGAGACCGTGTTCGTCGCGGGCTTCCGCGCACTGCTGGCGAAGGCCGCGAGCAGACCCGACGCGTGGCGGCTGATGTACGGCAATCCCGATCCGGCCGTGGCGGATTCGTTCGGCCGGGGCCGCGCGCTGACCGTCGAGCGCTGCACCGGACTGTTGCGGCCGACCTTGCGCGCCTGGGGCATCGAGGACGCCGAGCGCAAGCTGCCCGTGCTGGTGGAGCAGTGGGTGTCCGCGGGCGAAGCGGCGGTGCGCACGCTGCTCGCCGACCAGGACGGCTGGACACCGGAGGATCTCGGTGCGTTCGTCGGCGCCGCGGTCTACCGGGCGCTGCGGAACGCCTGA
- a CDS encoding SgcJ/EcaC family oxidoreductase — translation MTVDQRTDEDAIRQLLTQQAEAWNHGDAEAFAEVFTEDADYVTWVGSHFKGRAAIATSHMSLFEKYLKGTRLDGEITQLRFLTPDVAVIHSKGAVLKGKQRRTRRNTKMQTTVAVRQDGRWLLAAFQNTKYHWLMETIAARFDSRQAPSASAE, via the coding sequence ATGACCGTCGACCAGCGCACCGACGAAGACGCCATCCGGCAGCTGCTCACCCAGCAGGCAGAAGCGTGGAACCACGGCGATGCCGAAGCATTCGCCGAGGTGTTCACCGAGGACGCGGACTACGTCACCTGGGTGGGCTCACACTTCAAAGGCCGCGCGGCGATCGCCACCTCACATATGTCGCTGTTCGAGAAGTACTTGAAGGGCACCCGATTGGACGGGGAGATCACCCAGCTCCGTTTCCTCACACCCGATGTCGCGGTTATCCACAGCAAGGGCGCGGTGCTCAAAGGCAAGCAACGGCGCACGCGCCGCAACACCAAGATGCAGACCACCGTCGCCGTGCGACAGGACGGCCGATGGCTGCTCGCCGCCTTCCAGAACACCAAGTACCACTGGCTGATGGAAACCATTGCCGCGCGGTTCGATTCACGCCAAGCACCGTCGGCGTCGGCCGAATAG
- a CDS encoding DUF6879 family protein, whose amino-acid sequence MEFRPNREILAESRYEAFHLEVRDEYGVPSEDEPFQRFLNNEPFDYREWYKSWSGFVKELTARGVSFRRVRVVTVPHSDYHRWSLAMAAFNEEAGEDIRYLPRRLAGEVPKDDWWLIDNEAVAFNLTGMDGRAVGSSAVSTDPGIVSYCRSIRDRLWALATPSSEYARVTSRQ is encoded by the coding sequence GTGGAGTTCCGGCCGAATCGTGAAATTCTGGCAGAATCCCGGTACGAAGCATTCCACCTGGAAGTCCGAGACGAGTACGGAGTTCCGTCCGAGGATGAACCATTCCAACGGTTCTTGAACAACGAACCGTTCGACTACCGGGAATGGTATAAGAGCTGGTCCGGTTTCGTGAAAGAACTTACGGCGCGTGGTGTATCGTTCAGAAGGGTGCGAGTCGTCACTGTTCCGCATAGTGATTACCATCGCTGGTCTCTCGCTATGGCAGCGTTCAATGAGGAAGCGGGCGAAGATATCCGATACCTTCCCCGTCGCCTTGCCGGAGAAGTGCCGAAAGACGATTGGTGGTTGATTGACAACGAAGCGGTTGCATTCAACCTTACGGGCATGGATGGTCGTGCGGTTGGTAGTTCGGCAGTATCGACCGACCCTGGTATTGTCTCTTACTGCCGAAGCATCAGAGATCGCCTCTGGGCATTGGCAACACCTTCCTCTGAATACGCACGGGTGACATCGCGCCAGTGA
- the thiC gene encoding phosphomethylpyrimidine synthase ThiC, with protein MAPAAASDGSSTPVDSVTTGPIEGSVKHYLEVDDLRIPVRRVNLTNGEHFDVYDTSGPYTDDTATIDLAGLPKLRDTWIKPTAEGPRTQLAWARHGIVTPEMRFIAAREGVSPELVCDEVAAGRAVIPANHKHPELEPTIIGKKFLVKINANIGNSAVSSSIAEEVEKMVWATRWGADTIMDLSTGKNIHETREWILRNSPVPVGTVPIYQALEKVNGDPTALTWEIYRDTVIEQCEQGVDYMTVHAGVLLRYVPLTAKRVTGIVSRGGSIMAAWCLAHHQESFLYTHFEELCEILARYDVTFSLGDGLRPGSIADANDEAQFAELRTLGELTKIAKSHGVQVMIEGPGHVPMHKIVENVRLEEELCEEAPFYTLGPLATDIAPAYDHITSAIGAAIIAQAGTAMLCYVTPKEHLGLPNRDDVKVGVITYKIAAHAADLAKGHPHAQDRDNELSKARFEFRWRDQFALSLDPDTAREYHDETLPAEPAKTAHFCSMCGPKFCSMRISADVREYAAKQGLNETEALTAGMAEKSAEFASSGNAVYLPVVS; from the coding sequence ATGGCACCCGCCGCTGCGTCCGACGGCAGTTCCACGCCTGTCGACAGCGTCACCACCGGCCCCATCGAGGGCAGCGTCAAGCACTATCTCGAGGTCGACGACCTGCGCATTCCGGTGCGCCGGGTCAACCTGACCAACGGTGAGCACTTCGACGTCTACGACACGTCGGGTCCGTACACCGACGATACGGCGACCATCGATCTAGCCGGTCTACCGAAATTGCGCGACACCTGGATCAAGCCCACAGCAGAGGGTCCGCGCACCCAGCTCGCCTGGGCGCGTCATGGCATCGTCACGCCGGAAATGCGCTTCATCGCCGCACGCGAAGGAGTTTCGCCGGAGCTGGTGTGCGACGAGGTGGCGGCAGGCCGCGCGGTGATCCCGGCCAACCACAAGCACCCGGAGCTCGAGCCGACCATCATCGGCAAGAAGTTCCTGGTCAAGATCAACGCGAATATCGGCAACTCGGCCGTGTCCTCGTCGATCGCCGAGGAAGTGGAGAAAATGGTGTGGGCAACCCGCTGGGGCGCCGACACCATCATGGACCTGTCCACCGGCAAGAACATCCATGAGACGCGCGAGTGGATTCTGCGCAACTCCCCGGTCCCGGTCGGCACCGTGCCGATCTATCAGGCGCTGGAGAAGGTGAACGGCGATCCGACCGCGCTCACCTGGGAGATCTACCGCGACACCGTGATCGAGCAGTGCGAGCAGGGCGTGGACTACATGACCGTGCACGCGGGGGTGCTGCTGCGCTACGTGCCGCTCACCGCCAAGCGCGTCACCGGCATCGTCTCGCGCGGCGGGTCGATCATGGCCGCATGGTGCCTTGCGCATCATCAGGAATCGTTCCTGTACACGCACTTCGAGGAACTCTGCGAGATCCTCGCGCGCTACGACGTCACCTTCTCCCTCGGCGACGGCCTGCGGCCCGGCTCCATCGCCGACGCCAACGACGAGGCGCAGTTCGCCGAGCTGCGCACCCTCGGCGAACTGACCAAGATCGCGAAATCGCATGGCGTGCAGGTGATGATCGAAGGCCCCGGCCACGTGCCTATGCACAAGATCGTCGAGAACGTGCGGCTCGAGGAGGAGCTGTGCGAGGAGGCGCCGTTCTACACCCTCGGCCCGCTCGCCACCGACATCGCACCCGCCTACGACCACATCACCTCGGCGATCGGCGCCGCGATCATCGCGCAGGCGGGCACCGCCATGCTCTGCTACGTCACGCCGAAAGAACACCTCGGCCTGCCCAACCGCGACGACGTGAAGGTGGGCGTGATCACCTACAAGATCGCCGCCCACGCCGCCGACCTCGCCAAGGGACACCCGCACGCACAAGACCGGGACAACGAATTGTCCAAGGCGCGCTTCGAATTCCGCTGGCGCGACCAGTTCGCGCTGTCACTCGACCCCGACACCGCGCGCGAATACCACGACGAGACCCTCCCCGCCGAACCCGCCAAGACCGCACACTTCTGCTCCATGTGCGGCCCGAAGTTCTGCTCCATGCGGATCTCCGCCGACGTCCGCGAATACGCCGCCAAGCAGGGCCTGAACGAGACCGAGGCGCTGACCGCAGGCATGGCGGAGAAATCCGCCGAGTTCGCCAGCAGCGGCAACGCGGTCTATCTGCCGGTCGTCTCGTAG
- a CDS encoding KasA/KasB family beta-ketoacyl-ACP synthase — protein sequence MTVTIASETRDSVVVTGYAATTSLADDMDTTWSELLAGHSGIGVLEDDFVAEYDLPIRIGGKLKSQPGAELTRIEQRRHSYVQQMALVLGRRVWRSAGAPEVDGERLAVAIGTGLGGGDALISAVDAMRDGGYRKVSPMSVPMVMPNGPAATVGLEIGARAGVFAPVSACSSGSEAIAHAWRLIVTGEADLVVAGGVEGHIDAVPIASFAMMRAMSTRNDQPERASRPFDRDRDGFVFGEAGALLVLESEQHARARGATVHGRVLGAGITSDAYHIVASEPEGIGAARAMRKAIQTAGLRVSDIQHVNAHATSTSIGDASEANAITSVVPDASVYAPKSALGHSIGAVGALESLVTMLTLRDQVVPPTLNLDNRDPAIDLDIVAGAARPQRIDFALNNSFGFGGHNVALAFGRP from the coding sequence GTGACTGTAACAATCGCTTCAGAAACTCGGGATTCGGTCGTGGTCACCGGATACGCGGCGACCACGTCGCTCGCCGACGACATGGACACGACCTGGTCCGAACTGCTGGCGGGACACAGCGGAATCGGCGTGCTCGAGGACGACTTCGTAGCCGAGTACGACTTGCCGATCCGCATCGGCGGGAAGCTGAAGTCACAGCCCGGCGCCGAGTTGACCCGGATCGAACAGCGCCGCCACTCCTACGTCCAACAAATGGCGCTGGTGCTCGGCCGCCGGGTCTGGCGCTCGGCGGGCGCGCCCGAGGTGGACGGCGAGCGCTTGGCCGTGGCCATCGGCACCGGACTCGGCGGCGGCGACGCGCTGATCTCCGCGGTCGACGCGATGCGCGACGGCGGCTACCGCAAGGTCTCGCCGATGTCGGTGCCGATGGTGATGCCGAATGGGCCCGCCGCCACCGTCGGTCTCGAAATCGGTGCCAGGGCAGGAGTTTTCGCACCGGTCTCGGCCTGCTCGTCCGGTTCGGAAGCGATCGCGCACGCCTGGCGGCTGATCGTCACCGGCGAGGCGGACCTGGTGGTGGCGGGCGGGGTCGAAGGACACATCGACGCCGTACCCATCGCGAGTTTCGCCATGATGCGCGCCATGAGCACCCGCAACGACCAGCCGGAACGCGCCTCGCGCCCGTTCGACCGGGACCGCGACGGCTTCGTCTTCGGCGAGGCGGGCGCCCTGCTGGTGCTCGAGTCCGAACAGCACGCGCGGGCCCGCGGCGCGACCGTGCACGGCCGGGTTCTCGGCGCCGGCATCACCTCGGACGCCTACCACATCGTCGCCTCCGAACCGGAGGGGATCGGCGCCGCCCGCGCCATGCGCAAGGCCATCCAGACCGCGGGCCTGCGGGTTTCGGATATCCAACATGTCAACGCACACGCCACGTCCACATCCATCGGCGACGCCTCGGAAGCCAACGCGATCACGTCCGTCGTCCCGGACGCGTCGGTCTACGCTCCCAAATCCGCGCTGGGGCACTCGATCGGAGCGGTCGGCGCGCTGGAATCACTCGTCACCATGCTCACCCTGCGTGATCAAGTTGTCCCACCCACGCTGAATCTGGACAACCGCGACCCGGCGATCGATCTCGACATCGTGGCGGGCGCAGCGCGGCCCCAGCGCATCGACTTCGCGCTGAACAATTCGTTCGGGTTCGGCGGTCACAACGTCGCCCTCGCGTTCGGGCGGCCCTGA